DNA from Brassica oleracea var. oleracea cultivar TO1000 unplaced genomic scaffold, BOL UnpScaffold01041, whole genome shotgun sequence:
ggaatttttttttataattggtgaAGAAGATTTCGTGGGCCAGTTTAAGAACATCAGTTTCATTTTGGCCACTGGTTCTCTCTCTGGTCGCAGCTTCAAAAGCTCCACAAAACTTGCAAACGAGGTCATTTATCTTCTGCCAACGATTCTTACAGTGAGCTGCCTCTCGCTTTTCACACCCAACAAGCTTAGGACTAGCGTTGTAGTACGCAGCAATTCGCTTCCAGAATGCAATAAACCTCTGTTCATTCCCCACTACTGcatctttgctcgtgtttaaccacgagctTATGAGCACAATGTCGTCAATTGGAGACCACGTCCTCCTCTCCTTACGACTGCCTTGAGTCTCTTGATCAATGTTCGAATCGTGTGTGTCTTGACTGGCAAAGAAGGGAAGTTGTGACTCGGGTACATTACCAAAGACCACATTCTGTTGACTGCTAAGCAGGTCAACAAAGTTTGAAGGCTCAGTAAAAGGATTAAATTCCATTTCCGAGGTTAGAGAATAGAGAAAAAACAGATAGGAATCTGTTTTAGATGGATGAGAATGAAGGAGTTTTAAAAGAGTTTACGAGTTGACATATATCTAACTCCCATTTATTACCGTTTCACAACCATAATCAACCACAAATTTAGACACTTcaaac
Protein-coding regions in this window:
- the LOC106320736 gene encoding glutathione S-transferase T3-like, translating into MEFNPFTEPSNFVDLLSSQQNVVFGNVPESQLPFFASQDTHDSNIDQETQGSRKERRTWSPIDDIVLISSWLNTSKDAVVGNEQRFIAFWKRIAAYYNASPKLVGCEKREAAHCKNRWQKINDLVCKFCGAFEAATRERTSGQNETDVLKLAHEIFFTNYKKKFPLEHAWKELRNDQKWTELSTAKAEGSSKKRKSVDVSHSASSKAIDVDSGDEATTRPPGVKASKARSKKPIGDAKDYDEFQSMWSMKKEDLTIKKELCKIKLLETLIGREGPLADYEETLKKKLINELGYN